From the Streptomyces nodosus genome, the window GACGGGGCGTACACGGGCACTCACGCGCCGGGCCGGGCTCCCAGGGGGAGCCCGGCCCGCGGTGTGTCCGGGGACCCGGGGCCTGTTCGACTGTGGCTGCCGGGCCCGCGACGCTTCCGCGGCCACCGCTGGGAGCTGCCCCCGGGCACCGCACTCAGCCGCGTTGCCGGGACGTCCGTGCGCGGCTCAGAAGGTGTGCAGGGTCACCAGCGTGATCCGGCGGGCCGCGCCCTCGCCCTCCGTCTCGATCCGCACCCGCTGCCCCGGGCGCAGCAGCCGGAGCCCACCGGCGTCGAACGCCTGCGCGTCGAAGGGGACGGGGGTGCCGTCGTCGAGCAGCACCTGACCGGTGCGCGTCTCGGGGTCGTAGGTGTACGCGGTCGCCTGCATGACGGCAGCCTATCGACCGCCGCGCACGGCTCCCCGGGCCGGGACGTCAGTCGGGCCGGTGGCCCGGGATCAGGAGTCGGGCGGCCGCCGCCGCGGTATGGGGGCCGACGCCCAGGGCCAGTGCCGCGCGCAGATCGTCCCCGGTGTCCACGTCCTGGCGAACGGAATCCACCGCGTCCAGCGCGAGTTCCACGGCTCCCGAGGCGCGGTGCCGTACGCGCGAATCGACACCGAAAACGGGCTGCAATTCCCGGCCCGGGGCGGCGGTGAGCAGCGTCGTACCGATTTCGGCGGTGTCGGGCAGAAAAGCGCGCGGGAATTCGGTCGCGGCCTCGAGCACCCGGGCCAATTCCGCGGTGCGCAGCGCCGGGAGATCGGCGTTGAGCGCCGCCACCGCGCCGTTCGGGCGCCGTCGCCGTACGACTGCCGCGGCATGGGTGAGCGCGGCGTTCAGACCGTCGCCGGGCTCGTCCGGCACGATGCCCGCGCCCAGGGCCGCCAGCTCGCGTCCGGCGAGCGGATCGTCCGTGACGACCGCCACATCCCGCACCGCGGCACAGTCGAGCACCGCTGTCACCGTGTCCTGGGCGAAGGCGAGAGCGAGTCCCGGACGCAGACCGTCCGCCGCGGTGTCCGAGAGCCTGCTCTTGGCCCGCGCCAGGGCTTTCACGGGTACGACCACAGTCCACTGCACGAGTGCTCCGCCCCCTTGTTGTCGCGTCCATTGTCACCCGGTTCCTCCGGTGACGCGTGACGGCCCGCCCGGACGACGGCACGGCGAGGCGTACGGTGTTCTCGACAGACGGGCGGCCCGGGGCGACACTTGTGCGGCCCACAACCCCCGGTGCCAGGCCTTGTGCCGGTCCCTAGAGGAAGGTGTCCGCGTGCCCCGCCGCAGAATCGGCTTCTGGTACCGCTTCGCAGCGGTCCTCTGCAAACCGCCGTTGGTGGTTCTGCTCAAGCGGGACTGGCGCGGAATGGAGAACATTCCGGCCGAGGGTGGATTCATCACCGCGGTGAACCACAATTCCCATGCGGATCCGTTCGCCTACGCCCACTATCAGTACAACACCGGACGCGTTCCCCGTTTCCTCGCGAAGAGCGGTCTGTTCAGGAAGGGACTGGTCGGTGCCGCGATGCGCGGAACCCGGCAGATCCCCGTCTACCGCGAGAGCACGGACGCCCTCAGCGCCTTCCGGGCCGCGATCGATGCCGTGGAGCGCGGCGAGTGCGTCGCCTTCTACCCCGAGGGCACCCTCACCCGCGATCCGGACGGCTGGCCCATGACCGGCAAGACCGGTGCGGCCCGGGTCGCCCTGCAGACCAGGTGCCCGGTGATCCCCGTCGCCCAGTGGGGCGCCAATGAACTGCTGCCGGCCTACGCCAAGAAGCCGAAGCTGCTGCCGCGCAAGACGCACCATGTGCTCGCGGGTCCGCCCGTCGACCTCACGCGCTTCTACGACCGGGAGATGACTCCGGAGCTGCTGAAGGAGGCGACGGAGACCATCATGGCCGCCATCACGCGCCTGCTGGAGGAGATCCGCGGCGAGAAGGCGCCCGAGAAGCCGTTCGACCCGCGCGAGGTGCGCATCGAGCAGCGCCGCCGGAGTGCCGCACAGGAGCAGGAACGGGAGAAGGAGGGGCAGGGCCAGTGAGCAAGCCGGTCAAGGTGGCCGTGTTCGGAACGGGATCGTGGGGGACGGCCTTCGGCATGGTGCTCGCCGACGCCGGCTGCGAGGTCACCCTCTGGGCGCGGCGGGCCGGACTCGTCGAGGCGGTCAACTCCACCCGTACGAACCCGGACTACCTGCCGGGCGTCGAGCTTCCCGGGAATCTGAGGGCCACCACGGACCCCGCCGAGGCCGCGCGGGACGCCGACTTCACGATACTCGCGGTCCCCTCGCAGACCCTGCGCGAGAACCTCGCCGAGTGGACGCCCCTGCTCGCGCCCGGGACGATCCTCGTCTCCCTGATGAAGGGCGTCGAACTGGGCTCCGCCATGCGGATGAGCGAGGTGATCGAGGATGTCGCCAAGGTCGGTCCGGAGCGCGTGGCCGTGATCACCGGACCCAATCTGGCCCGGGAGATCGCCGCTCGTATGCCGGCCGCCGCCGTGGTCGCCGCCACCGACGAGGACGTCGCCCGCCGGCTCCAGGCCGTCTGTCACACGCCGTACTTCCGGCCCTACACCAACACCGATGTGGTCGGCTGCGAACTCGGCGGTGCGGTCAAGAACGTCATCGGCCTGGCGGTCGGCATCGCCGACGGCATGGGGCTCGGCGACAACGCCAAGGGCTCGCTGATCACCCGCGGGCTCGCCGAGACCACCCGGCTCGGACTCGCCATGGGTGCCGACCCGCTGACCTTCTCCGGGCTCGCGGGCCTCGGCGACCTGGTGGCCACCTGCTCCTCGCCGCTGTCGCGCAACCACACCTTCGGCACCAATCTGGGCAAGGGCATGACGCTGGAGGAGACCATCGCGGTCACCCGGCAGACCGCCGAGGGCGTCAAGTCCTGTGAGTCCGTGCTGGATCTGGCCCGCAGGCACGGTGTCGACATGCCCATCACCAGGACCGTGGTCGGCATCGTCCACGAGGGCACCTCGCCGGTGGCCGCGCTGAAGGAACTGATGTCGCGCAGCGCGAAGCCGGAACGACGCTGAGCACCCGCTGCCCGCCGGCCCGTTCTCCCCTCGGGGGGTCCGGGCCGGCGGGGCGCGCTCGTGCCGGGGTCCCGGCGCCGTCGTCGTAGCCGACGCCCGGCTCCGCCCGCGCGTCCCTTCGGCCCACTCACGGGGGCGGACGCTGTGTCCGGGCGCGGCCTCCAGGTACTCTCAACGCGATATGAGCACCGAGA encodes:
- the cofC gene encoding 2-phospho-L-lactate guanylyltransferase, whose product is MQWTVVVPVKALARAKSRLSDTAADGLRPGLALAFAQDTVTAVLDCAAVRDVAVVTDDPLAGRELAALGAGIVPDEPGDGLNAALTHAAAVVRRRRPNGAVAALNADLPALRTAELARVLEAATEFPRAFLPDTAEIGTTLLTAAPGRELQPVFGVDSRVRHRASGAVELALDAVDSVRQDVDTGDDLRAALALGVGPHTAAAAARLLIPGHRPD
- a CDS encoding lysophospholipid acyltransferase family protein → MPRRRIGFWYRFAAVLCKPPLVVLLKRDWRGMENIPAEGGFITAVNHNSHADPFAYAHYQYNTGRVPRFLAKSGLFRKGLVGAAMRGTRQIPVYRESTDALSAFRAAIDAVERGECVAFYPEGTLTRDPDGWPMTGKTGAARVALQTRCPVIPVAQWGANELLPAYAKKPKLLPRKTHHVLAGPPVDLTRFYDREMTPELLKEATETIMAAITRLLEEIRGEKAPEKPFDPREVRIEQRRRSAAQEQEREKEGQGQ
- a CDS encoding NAD(P)H-dependent glycerol-3-phosphate dehydrogenase, translated to MSKPVKVAVFGTGSWGTAFGMVLADAGCEVTLWARRAGLVEAVNSTRTNPDYLPGVELPGNLRATTDPAEAARDADFTILAVPSQTLRENLAEWTPLLAPGTILVSLMKGVELGSAMRMSEVIEDVAKVGPERVAVITGPNLAREIAARMPAAAVVAATDEDVARRLQAVCHTPYFRPYTNTDVVGCELGGAVKNVIGLAVGIADGMGLGDNAKGSLITRGLAETTRLGLAMGADPLTFSGLAGLGDLVATCSSPLSRNHTFGTNLGKGMTLEETIAVTRQTAEGVKSCESVLDLARRHGVDMPITRTVVGIVHEGTSPVAALKELMSRSAKPERR